Proteins encoded by one window of Castor canadensis chromosome 2, mCasCan1.hap1v2, whole genome shotgun sequence:
- the LOC109689120 gene encoding uncharacterized protein, with protein MAFQELVSFEDVALDFTWEEWRDLDDAQRTLYREVMLETYSSLVSLGQCITKPELIFKLEQGAEPWMSKEPPNLSLPVVQSVDVIIETSVERQDRHLWQSGITMNNTPTMERVMLGEAFPLSSHHISNLIVQLAGSLGVTPEELNVCENTHLNSRTEGMHTGKKPCQCNQCRKFLVQKSQLTKHEITDTGEQPCQCNQCGKSFVWKYGLTQHEMIPTGQEPYQYIRCGTSFHEKSTLTIHEIMHTGEKPYQCSQCEKSFGVESLLTQHESIYTGEKPYQCNQCGETFGENSELTKHKRIHTGEKPYQCNQCGKSFGLKSHLSRHERIHTEEKPYQCNQCGKSFGLKSYLSMHQRIHTGEKPYQCNQCGKSFGLKSHLTNHEIVHSREKPYQCNQCGKSYGRKAHLTCHEIIHTGEKPYHCNQCGKSFGLKSYLAKHETVHTGNKPYHCNQCGKSFVWKSRLTEHERIHSGEKPYQCSQCCKTFVWKSQLIKHVRIHNVEKSYQCSQCGKSFALESYLNQHKKIHSEEKTYQCNHCGKSFTWNSDLTMHERIHTGEKPYQCSECCKTLTGSHNSPSMREFTLGRSPISVINVENVLS; from the exons ATGGCATTCCAAGAGTTGGTGTCATTTGAGGATGTGGCTTTGGACTTTACCTGGGAGGAGTGGCGGGACCTGGACGATGCTCAGAGGACCCTGTACAGGGAGGTGATGCTGGAGACCTACAGCAGCCTGGTGTCCCTGG GGCAATGCATCACCAAACCTGAGCTGATCTTCAAGCTGGAGCAAGGAGCAGAGCCATGGATGAGTAAAGAACCTCCAAACCTAAGCCTACCAG ttgTCCAAAGTGTGGATGTCATAATTGAGACCAGTGTGGAACGTCAAGATAGACATTTGTGGCAAAGTGGAATCACTATGAACAACACACCAACTATGGAGAGGGTTATGTTAGGAGAGGCCTTTCCTTTGAGTTCACACCATATTTCAAATTTGATTGTACAGCTCGCAGGTTCTTTGGGAGTGACGCCTGAGGAGTTGAATGTATGTGAGAACACGCATCTCAATAGTAGGACGGAGGGGATGCATACAGGTAAGAAACCGTGTCAGTGTAATCAGTGCAGAAAGTTCTTAGTCCAGAAATCACAGCTCACCAAGCATGAGATAACTGACACTGGAGAGCAGCCCTGtcagtgtaatcagtgtggaaaatcctttgTCTGGAAGTATGGACTCACCCAGCATGAGATGATTCCCACTGGGCAGGAGCCCTATCAGTATATTAGGTGTGGAACATCCTTTCATGAGAAGTCAACCCTCACTATACATGAGATAatgcacactggggagaagccctatcagtgtagtCAGTGTGAAAAATCCTTTGGCGTGGAGTCACTTCTCACCCAGCATGAAAGCATTTACACTGGtgagaagccctatcagtgtaatcaATGTGGAGAAACCTTTGGTGAGAACTCAGAACTCACCAAGCAcaagagaattcacactggagagaagccctatcagtgtaatcaATGTGGAAAATCATTTGGCTTGAAGTCACACCTCAGCAGGcatgagagaattcacactgaggagaagccctatcagtgtaatcagtgtggaaaatcctttgGCTTGAAGTCATACCTCAGCATGcatcagagaattcacactggggagaagccctatcagtgtaatcagtgtggaaaatcctttgGCTTGAAGTCACATCTCACCAATCATGAAATAGTTCACAGTAGGGAGAAAccctatcagtgtaatcagtgtggaaaatcGTATGGTCGTAAGGCACACCTCACCTGTCATGAGAtcattcacactggggagaagccataTCATTGTAATCAATGTGGAAAATCCTTTGGCTTGAAGTCATACCTTGCCAAGCATGAGACAGTTCACACTGGGAATAAGCCCTATCAttgtaatcagtgtggaaaatcctttgTCTGGAAGTCAAGACTCACCGAGCATGAAAGAATTCAttctggggagaagccctatcagtgtagtCAGTGTTGTAAAACCTTTGTGTGGAAGTCACAACTCATCAAGCACGTTAGAATTCACAATGTGGAGAAGTCCTATCAGTGTAGtcagtgtggaaaatcctttgCCTTGGAGTCATACCTCAACCAGCATAAAAAAATTCACTCTGAGGAGAAGACTTACCAgtgtaaccactgtggaaaatccTTTACCTGGAATTCAGACCTCACCATGcatgagagaattcacactggagagaagccctatcagtgtagtGAGTGTTGTAAAACCTTGACTGGAAGTCACAACTCACCAAGcatgagagaattcacactggggaggagccctatcagtgtaatcaACGTGGAAAATGTTTTGTCTTGA